The DNA region CGCACGCGTGGGCGCCTGGAACTGCTTGAGTTTTCCGGGCAAACTCTTGGAAGGCGGTAGCGGTTTTGCTATCGGTTTTGCATACGGATCAGGAGTAATAGTCTTACGTGCGCGAGCCATGAAGAAGTGGTTAGTGGTTGGTGGTTAGTGATTAGGAAAAATAGTAAAAGGAATGCTTTTTCATTTTATCCTGTTTACTAACCACTGTTTACTGACCACTATTTTTCTACATTTCATTTTATGCTTTGCAATCGTATTCTTGGTACGACTCATCACGGCACTTACAAGAAGGTCGTTGACGTTCCTCTTTTGCGCGAGGAACTCTCGGCTCGTTCTATCCGTTGCATTGCACGCGATGGAGTCGAAATAGAAATCGACGTCTACGAAGACTTGCAGGAAGGCGATATTGTTGCTGAGACGGACTTTAACGTGTATGCGATAAAGATTTACGTGCCCAAGAAAAAGCCGGAGCAGGAACAAAGGCCGAAGTTTAAAAGCTATTTGTAATTGCGAGCTGCACTCGCCTTTAACGTCATTGCGCAAGCGCATGACAGAAACGCTTCGGATATAGAGACATGCAAGCATGTTTCTGCATCACTCGGCTCTTACGTCATTGCGAGGACTGTAAGGACGAAGCAATCTATAAGAATTTTTGTATGTTCTTTTCATGCAAGAAAAATCATACACTTACATCCTGTTCAATAAACCGCATGGAACATTATATACAGGTGTGACTTCGAATCTAGTCAAACGTATGCAAGAACATAAATCAATGACTTCTGGATTTACTGCAAGATACAATGTTACGCAATTAGGTTATTTCGAAGAGCATACTTCGGTTGTTGATGCGATTGAAAGAGAGAAAAAGATAAAAGGTGGGTCTAGAAAGAAGAAAATTGCATTGATTGAATCAATGAATCCTCAATGGAAAGACCTTTTTTCTGAACTTGGTGTATAGATTGCTTCGCTTCGCTCGCAATGACGTCTAAGACGAGAGTCGCAGCCATGCTTGCATGGATATGACCGAGTCGATAGTCTTGTGCTTGCACAATGACGTGCAAGTACATCAAGCACGAGGCCACTTGTGGACTCGTATTTGATGTGCGTAGCGCCATGCACGAAGTGCAATGACGTTTATTATTGCGTGCAATGGCGTCTTTCATTATTCCCTAATGCAGAGGCTTTCTTTTACGCTGATTTTTTCTTTGCCGAGTAGGCGGTGGAGTTTGCAGCGGAAAAGTGGGATGGCGGCGATGGTGCCCAATGCGACAATGACGATGGCAATGTAGGCGATTCCCGGTTGGTTGATTTGCGGCCTGAAGAAGAGTCGCAGCATCAGGACAATCCACCAATGGATTGCAAGAATCACAAGTGCATTGCGGGAAATATTGCGGAGGATTCCCTTGAAAATGCGGATGGGGGCAATGTTTGGAATTTTGCTTACGAGTAGGAACATGGCGATGAGGCCGATAATGCCTGTGATGGAGCTTGCGACAAATTGGGGGAGGCTTTTGCCCAAGTCGTTATTCATGATGCTGAAATTCGGACTCGGCGATTCCAAAAAAGCGTATGCGATAAAGCTTGCAATTCCGATGGCAGCAACGATGGCTGTGTTTTTTGCGGCGTGAGCGGCGCTCGCAGAAATGGCGCTGTGGATTTTTTTGATGGGT from Fibrobacter succinogenes includes:
- a CDS encoding GIY-YIG nuclease family protein; this encodes MQEKSYTYILFNKPHGTLYTGVTSNLVKRMQEHKSMTSGFTARYNVTQLGYFEEHTSVVDAIEREKKIKGGSRKKKIALIESMNPQWKDLFSELGV